In a single window of the Osmerus eperlanus chromosome 2, fOsmEpe2.1, whole genome shotgun sequence genome:
- the znf281a gene encoding zinc finger protein 281 — MSIIQDKLGNDFLRSNGGMDSNYSPGMIMFSHLPPVTSFTRLASHSIMQDMPPQEMILKKERDSPDCGMGVMGGPMGCGSAGDYIHAMGIKQEKLSEHDYRLPLYPGSSGKSSDLMEVSLGSHQSLLVHDLSMSNLPSRPGKQSTGRRGRRSNGDGSEGKPRRKRGEAKQSMLLDADGGSLSPGTKPHICEHCNASFRSSYHLRRHVLIHTGERPFRCSQCNMSFIQKYLLQRHEKIHSGEKPFCCDQCNMRFIQKYHMERHKRTHSGEKPYRCDTCQQHFSRTDRLLKHKRTCGEAIKRGLEPGMMDLDGSDMGHGSYGITQGNVGTSGRKRGKSRKSGEGGKRKKAVAAAAAAVGMEDSHIHAALSGGYTHHDYSVENPTVSSTQPGPSMHQGHQGRAPKMAFKKANRKGMDKGGLAPAKQGCLDQGSGGGMDGLGLLQGTGPKPGPTSSNYDDAMQFLKKRRYLHAANNNAASGPGVSGGGGGNDYDVNMGHLSSQQSVIQGVVSGVMEGEAPLGMLDSSMGVDKHDKSGIPDEVLQSLLDHYTHKPDGSHHDVHFDLSDQHVELHPPSGDGPDLGPDADSPSPSGDKTVIMHEYSRFLLQALERTSHSASFPLGPSPPTAGPFTTSHHGNPLYSDKNVYTTSPLECGYSQSGSPSLPSSVPKSHFAMLSSSSPQHSFHLSSLEHQQLTPSQELTDQMEKQQQHSASPPSSYQISPSDLASQKEAQPSKSYPLAPSQDLDSSKASYQIENFAQAFGSQFKSGGRVPMSYGNDSNGEVDHHRIRTPVSEFSGYTSLLADVNEPVSTGSKTPTSQSYR, encoded by the exons ATGAGCATCATACAAGACAAACTAGGCAATGATTTCCTGCGCTCCAACGGGGGCATGGACTCCAACTACTCCCCTGGCATGATCATGTTCAGCCACCTGCCCCCCGTGACCAGCTTCACCCGGCTGGCCTCCCATTCGATCATGCAGGACATGCCACCTCAGGAGATGATCCTGAAGAAGGAGCGGGATTCTCCTGACTGCGGGATGGGTGTCATGGGAGGCCCCATGGGGTGTGGGAGTGCCGGGGACTACATCCATGCCATGGGGATCAAGCAGGAGAAGCTGTCTGAGCACGACTACAGGCTGCCACTATACCCCGGAAGCTCTGGCAAGAGCAGCGATCTGATGGAGGTGTCGTTGGGCAGCCACCAAAGTCTGCTGGTCCACGACCTCAGTATGAGCAAT CTGCCGAGTCGACCAGGAAAGCAgtccacagggaggagaggtcgAAGGTCAAATGGGGACGGATCGGAGGGGAAGCCCAGAAGGAAACGAGGAGAAGCAAAG CAATCAATGCTGCTGGATGCCGATGGGGGCAGTCTGTCACCAGGCACCAAGCCCCACATCTGTGAGCACTGCAACGCCTCCTTTAGGAGCTCCTACCACCTGCGCAGACATGTTCTCATCCACACAG gagagAGGCCTTTCAGATGCAGCCAATGCAACATGAGTTTCATACAGAAATACCTTCTCCAGCGGCACGAGAAGATCCACAGTG GAGAGAAGCCGTTTTGCTGTGATCAATGCAACATGCGTTTCATTCAGAAGTACCACATGGAGAGGCACAAGAGGACCCATAGTGGAGAGAAGCCATACAGATGTGACACCTGCCAACAG CATTTTTCCAGGACGGATCGATTGCTCAAGCACAAGCGAACCTGCGGAGAAGCCATAAAGAGGGGTCTGGAGCCTGGGATGATGGATCTGGACGGTTCAGACATGGGTCACGGCAGCTACGGAATCACTCAGGGAAATGTTGGCACCTCTGGCCGAAAAAGAGGCAAATCCAGAAAGTCGGGGGAGGGAGGCAAGCGGAAGAAGGCGGTGGCGGCGGCGGCAGCAGCAGTCGGGATGGAGGACTCGCACATCCATGCTGCGCTGTCCGGAGGCTACACCCACCACGACTACTCTGTCGAGAATCCCACTGTGTCCTCCACTCAGCCAGGACCCAGCATGCATCAGGGGCACCAGGGCCGAGCCCCAAAGATGGCCTTTAAGAAGGCCAACCGTAAGGGAATGGACAAGGGAGGCCTGGCCCCGGCCAAGCAGGGCTGCCTGGATCAGGGTTCAGGTGGAGGTATGGACGGCCTGGGCCTTCTGCAGGGTACCGGCCCCAAGCCAGGCCCCACCAGCAGCAACTATGACGACGCTATGCAGTTCCTCAAGAAGAGACGCTACCTGCATGCAGCCAATAACAACGCCGCGTCCGGCCCCGGGGTGTCTGGCGGCGGCGGAGGCAACGATTACGACGTCAACATGGGCCACCTATCATCCCAGCAGTCGGTCATCCAGGGTGTGGTGTCGGGCGTGATGGAAGGCGAGGCGCCCCTCGGCATGCTGGACTCCTCGATGGGCGTGGACAAGCACGACAAGTCGGGGATCCCCGACGAGGTGCTGCAGAGCCTGCTGGACCACTACACCCACAAACCGGACGGCTCGCACCACGACgtgcactttgacctcagtgacCAGCACGTGGAGCTGCACCCTCCCTCGGGAGACGGGCCCGACCTGGGCCCCGACGCCGACTCGCCCAGCCCGTCCGGAGACAAGACGGTCATCATGCACGAGTACTCCCGCTTCCTGCTGCAGGCTCTGGAGCGCACCAGCCACAGTGCCAGCTTTCCCCTGGGCCCTAGCCCGCCTACCGCCGGCCCTTTCACCACCTCCCACCATGGCAACCCCCTCTACTCTGACAAGAACGTCTACACTACGTCCCCTCTGGAGTGTGGCTACAGCCAGTCCGGCTCCccatccctgccctcctctgtgCCAAAGTCCCACTTCGCCATGCTCTCGAGCTCCTCTCCGCAGCACAGCTTCCACCTGAGCAGCCTGGAGCACCAGCAGCTTACCCCTTCTCAGGAGCTCACCGACCAGATggagaagcagcagcagcactccgcctctcccccctcctcctaccagATCAGCCCGTCTGACCTGGCCAGTCAGAAGGAGGCCCAACCCTCCAAGAGCTACCCCCTGGCCCCATCGCAGGACCTAGACTCCTCCAAGGCCTCTTACCAGATAGAGAACTTTGCCCAGGCCTTCGGGTCCCAGTTCAAGTCAGGCGGACGCGTCCCGATGTCTTACGGCAATGACTCGAACGGGGAGGTGGACCACCACAGGATAAGGACGCCTGTCTCAGAATTCTCAGGGTATACTAGCTTGCTAGCCGACGTCAACGAGCCAGTCAGTACAGGTTCCAAAACCCCAACAAGCCAAAGCTATAGATGA